A genomic segment from Lignipirellula cremea encodes:
- a CDS encoding ABC transporter permease — protein MNTLNRKLAREIFNAKGLLLAITSIIAVGVMCFVTLQSAYQNLSYAKRDYYRDSRMADFWIDLKKAPLSEIDALYRIRGVSEIESRISFNATVDLEGVVKPLNGFVLSLPDQRMPILNEIALQQGDYFSSRRANEVIINESFARAHRLYPGQRLHLLMNNRRQELIIVGTALSSEFVYVQGPGSLVPDPSTFGVFYIKRSFAEDVYDFQGAANQIIGRLAPEARDQIDPILQQAETLLDSYGVFSTTPLRLQTSNQFLSNEISGLGAMSTIVPSIFLAVAAVVLNVLLTRLARQQRVVVGTLKALGYSSGQVFWHFLKFGLVVGLIGGLIGAGFGYWGATGITRVYRHFMDFPDLDSRFYPGVMAVGMIVSLGCAGAGAFYGAYTMLRLLPAEAMRPEPPRSGGAIWLERATWFWSLLNASWRMVLRTVFRQYVRSGANVFASMMGAGLLVTGFMLSASQDYLLEFQFYRAVRSDIDLQFKEVEGRPALDEIRRLPGVDRAEPLLNVAFEFVHGPYRRKSAVTGLSPGAVLTIPRDAAGTAMPIPETGLVITRRLATLLHLQQGDQVTLIPVQGERRPCQAAVARIADSYMGLGAYAEIAFLSGLVQEEFALSGAQLLVNHRPHDMRRLYLELKQTPGIQGVTARADTIRNLEKALLENQMVSVITIIVFAGVVFFGSIVSSSMVNLAERRREVATFRALGYTPWQVGGLFFRESMLTNLLGSLLGLPVGYGLVVLTAWSYNNDLLRLPVVTPPWIWFVTLGLATIFALCAQAVVQWSIHRMDFVEGLKVKE, from the coding sequence GTGAACACGCTCAACCGGAAACTGGCGCGGGAGATCTTTAACGCCAAGGGACTGCTGCTGGCCATCACCAGCATTATCGCCGTCGGCGTGATGTGCTTTGTCACGCTGCAGTCGGCCTACCAGAACCTGAGCTACGCCAAACGGGATTACTACCGCGACAGCCGGATGGCCGATTTCTGGATCGATCTGAAAAAGGCCCCGCTCAGCGAAATCGACGCCCTCTACCGGATCCGCGGCGTCAGTGAAATCGAGTCGCGTATCTCGTTCAACGCCACGGTTGATCTCGAAGGCGTCGTCAAACCGCTCAATGGTTTTGTGCTGTCCCTGCCGGACCAGCGCATGCCGATCCTCAATGAAATCGCGCTGCAGCAGGGCGATTACTTCTCCAGTCGTCGGGCGAACGAGGTCATCATCAACGAGTCGTTCGCCCGGGCCCATCGCCTGTATCCGGGGCAACGGCTGCATCTGCTGATGAACAACCGCCGGCAAGAGTTGATCATCGTCGGCACCGCGCTCAGCAGCGAGTTCGTGTACGTCCAGGGGCCAGGATCGCTGGTGCCGGACCCGTCGACGTTTGGCGTGTTCTATATCAAACGGTCGTTCGCTGAAGACGTCTACGATTTCCAGGGCGCCGCCAACCAGATCATCGGCCGCCTGGCGCCGGAGGCCCGGGACCAGATCGACCCGATCCTGCAGCAGGCGGAAACGCTACTGGATTCTTATGGGGTATTCAGCACCACGCCGTTGCGGCTGCAGACTTCGAACCAGTTTCTGTCGAATGAAATCAGCGGCCTGGGCGCCATGTCGACGATCGTCCCTTCGATCTTCCTGGCCGTGGCCGCCGTGGTGCTGAACGTGCTGCTGACCCGCCTGGCCCGGCAGCAAAGGGTGGTCGTCGGCACGCTCAAAGCGCTCGGCTATTCCAGCGGGCAGGTGTTCTGGCACTTCCTCAAGTTTGGCCTGGTCGTCGGCCTGATCGGCGGGCTGATCGGGGCCGGATTCGGTTACTGGGGGGCGACCGGCATCACTCGCGTGTATCGCCATTTCATGGATTTCCCCGATCTGGACAGCCGCTTTTATCCAGGCGTGATGGCGGTCGGCATGATCGTCAGCCTGGGCTGTGCAGGAGCGGGAGCTTTTTACGGGGCGTACACCATGCTGCGATTGCTGCCGGCGGAGGCAATGCGGCCGGAGCCTCCCCGTAGCGGCGGGGCGATCTGGCTGGAGCGGGCGACGTGGTTCTGGTCGCTGCTGAATGCTTCCTGGCGCATGGTGCTGCGGACCGTGTTCCGGCAGTACGTGCGGTCCGGCGCGAACGTATTCGCCTCGATGATGGGCGCCGGGCTGCTGGTCACGGGTTTCATGCTGAGCGCTTCGCAGGACTACCTCCTGGAGTTCCAGTTCTATCGCGCGGTCCGCAGCGATATCGATCTGCAGTTCAAGGAGGTTGAGGGACGCCCCGCGCTCGACGAAATTCGCCGCCTGCCGGGCGTTGATCGAGCGGAGCCGTTGCTGAACGTAGCGTTTGAGTTTGTCCACGGCCCCTACCGGCGGAAAAGCGCCGTGACGGGATTGTCGCCAGGCGCCGTGCTGACGATTCCGCGCGACGCCGCTGGCACGGCCATGCCGATCCCGGAGACCGGGCTGGTGATTACCCGGCGACTGGCGACGTTGCTGCATCTGCAGCAGGGCGATCAGGTGACGCTCATTCCTGTCCAGGGAGAACGACGTCCCTGCCAGGCGGCCGTGGCCCGGATCGCCGACAGTTACATGGGGCTGGGAGCCTATGCGGAGATTGCTTTTCTCAGTGGGCTCGTGCAGGAGGAGTTCGCCCTGTCCGGGGCCCAACTGCTCGTCAATCATCGACCGCACGACATGCGCCGACTGTATCTGGAACTGAAACAGACGCCCGGTATTCAAGGAGTCACCGCCCGGGCGGACACGATCAGGAATCTGGAAAAAGCGCTGCTGGAGAATCAAATGGTTTCCGTGATTACCATTATTGTGTTCGCCGGCGTGGTGTTTTTCGGCAGCATTGTAAGTTCGTCGATGGTGAACCTGGCGGAAAGGCGGCGCGAAGTGGCGACCTTCAGGGCGCTGGGTTACACGCCCTGGCAGGTGGGCGGGCTGTTCTTTCGCGAGAGCATGCTGACGAATCTGCTCGGCTCGTTGCTGGGACTGCCGGTGGGCTACGGTCTGGTCGTGCTGACGGCCTGGAGCTACAACAACGACCTGCTGCGACTGCCGGTGGTGACGCCGCCCTGGATCTGGTTCGTCACGCTCGGGCTGGCGACGATCTTCGCCCTTTGCGCCCAGGCGGTGGTGCAGTGGAGCATCCACCGGATGGACTTTGTCGAAGGGCTGAAGGTCAAGGAATAA
- a CDS encoding DUF1501 domain-containing protein, which yields MQTFPFLADRRRFLTQTSLGLGAAALATLLRSDGSSFLRGAEGLAGGVHFRPRAKRVILLTQSGAPSQIDLFDAKPGLKDRQGEELPASIRRGQRLTTMTANQDRKPIAASEFRFARHGESGAQISELLPYTAGIADELCIIRSLHTEAINHDPGVTCLQTGVEQPGRPSIGAWVDYALGSENADLPAYAVFVSGGQPGDQPLYSRLWGAAFMPTQYQGVRFRGDGLLYLDNPPGVARQDRSRMIEAIAALNQIASQSNGDPGIVAQTRQYEMTERMQQAAPEAFDLSQESAATLEMYGPDASQRGTYAANCLLARRLLERDVRFVQLFHRGWDHHSKLSSRIREKCQQTDQPSAALVRDLRQRGLLEDTLVVWAGEFGRTVYSQGDLQADSYGRDHHPRCFSIWLAGGGVKPGVTWGTTDDFSYNIVDGGVSIHDLQATILHCLGLDHERLTYRHQGRDFRLTDISGSAQRQLLID from the coding sequence ATGCAGACTTTCCCGTTTCTTGCCGATCGCCGACGGTTCCTGACCCAGACCAGCCTGGGGCTAGGGGCGGCCGCCCTGGCGACGCTGCTGCGCTCAGACGGTTCGTCGTTCCTGCGGGGAGCGGAAGGGTTAGCCGGCGGCGTGCATTTTCGTCCCCGGGCGAAACGCGTCATTCTGCTCACCCAGTCCGGCGCCCCGTCGCAGATCGATCTGTTTGACGCCAAGCCGGGCCTGAAAGACCGCCAGGGCGAGGAGCTGCCCGCCTCGATTCGTCGCGGTCAACGCTTGACGACGATGACGGCGAACCAGGATCGGAAACCGATCGCCGCGTCGGAATTCCGCTTTGCCAGGCATGGCGAAAGCGGGGCCCAGATCAGCGAGCTGCTGCCGTACACGGCCGGCATTGCCGACGAGCTGTGCATCATTCGCTCCCTGCATACCGAGGCCATCAATCACGACCCGGGCGTCACTTGCCTGCAGACGGGCGTGGAGCAACCGGGCCGGCCCAGCATTGGCGCCTGGGTCGATTACGCTCTGGGAAGCGAGAACGCCGACCTGCCGGCGTACGCCGTGTTTGTCTCCGGCGGGCAACCGGGCGACCAGCCTTTATACAGTCGCTTGTGGGGCGCCGCTTTCATGCCAACGCAGTACCAGGGCGTGCGGTTCCGCGGCGATGGACTGCTGTACCTGGACAACCCGCCCGGCGTGGCCCGGCAGGATCGCAGCCGCATGATCGAGGCGATTGCGGCCTTGAACCAGATCGCTTCCCAGTCCAACGGCGATCCCGGGATTGTAGCGCAGACCCGGCAGTACGAAATGACCGAGCGGATGCAGCAGGCGGCGCCGGAAGCGTTCGACCTGTCGCAAGAGTCGGCCGCTACGCTGGAAATGTACGGACCCGACGCATCCCAGCGCGGGACGTACGCGGCCAACTGCCTGCTGGCCCGTCGCCTGCTGGAACGCGACGTCCGCTTTGTGCAGCTGTTCCATCGCGGCTGGGACCATCATTCCAAACTGTCCAGCCGGATCAGGGAGAAGTGCCAGCAGACCGACCAGCCGTCGGCGGCCCTCGTTCGCGATCTTAGGCAGCGCGGCCTGCTGGAGGATACGCTGGTGGTCTGGGCAGGCGAGTTCGGCCGTACGGTGTACAGCCAGGGCGACCTGCAGGCGGACAGTTACGGACGCGATCATCATCCTCGCTGCTTCAGCATCTGGCTGGCCGGCGGCGGCGTGAAGCCGGGCGTCACCTGGGGGACGACCGATGACTTCTCCTATAACATCGTCGACGGCGGCGTTTCCATCCACGATCTGCAGGCGACGATCCTGCATTGCCTGGGCCTGGATCACGAGCGTTTGACGTATCGCCACCAGGGCCGCGACTTCCGCTTGACCGACATCTCCGGCAGCGCCCAGCGGCAACTGCTGATCGACTAA
- a CDS encoding ABC transporter ATP-binding protein, whose amino-acid sequence MKANDTEPTAAPPLLQLKEVGRTFAMGEVSVEVLRNVSLDIRRGEFLAIVGPSGSGKTTILNLIGGLDQPTVGRVLYADRELTRASAAELTRYRRTEVGFIFQFYNLVPTLTARENVLISTDIARDPLDVDETLEMVGLQDRSRHFPGQMSGGEQQRVAIARAIAKNPELLLCDEPTGALDFETGKRVLRLLVDMNRNLGKTVVVITHNAALAEVADRVVHLRSGEITEIKTNEQPIAPEDVVW is encoded by the coding sequence TTGAAAGCAAACGACACGGAACCGACCGCGGCCCCGCCTTTGCTGCAATTGAAAGAGGTCGGCCGCACCTTTGCCATGGGCGAAGTCTCTGTCGAAGTGCTGCGCAACGTGTCGCTCGACATTCGCCGGGGGGAGTTCCTGGCGATCGTCGGGCCCAGCGGATCCGGAAAGACGACCATTTTGAACCTGATCGGCGGGCTCGATCAGCCAACCGTGGGCCGCGTGCTGTACGCCGACCGGGAATTAACCCGGGCCTCCGCCGCGGAGCTGACCCGCTATCGCCGCACCGAAGTCGGCTTCATCTTCCAGTTCTATAACCTGGTTCCCACGCTGACCGCGCGGGAGAACGTGCTGATCTCGACCGATATCGCACGCGATCCGCTCGATGTCGACGAGACGCTGGAGATGGTCGGCCTGCAGGATCGCTCCCGCCATTTCCCGGGACAGATGTCGGGCGGCGAGCAGCAGCGCGTCGCCATTGCCAGGGCGATCGCCAAGAATCCCGAGTTGCTCCTGTGCGACGAGCCGACAGGCGCCCTGGACTTTGAAACGGGGAAGCGCGTGCTGCGGTTACTGGTCGACATGAACCGCAACCTGGGAAAAACGGTAGTCGTGATTACGCACAATGCAGCCCTGGCGGAAGTGGCCGATCGCGTGGTGCATTTGCGATCGGGCGAAATCACCGAGATCAAAACCAATGAGCAGCCGATCGCGCCTGAGGATGTCGTCTGGTGA
- a CDS encoding IS4 family transposase: MAAKQKRKQKAQKSEQARAAEFDAVFAQLEEIVDLRQADELQPSHAQTIYTSGVVLWLLVWQRLRGGCSMAEAVKALIEQCPDIVPDNKRIEEATLSSSTAAYSRGRSRLSLETVMWLCNAVWRSLVDNAPPTFGGRRVFALDGTTISLGPEWELYDVFPPASNQYGESAWPMAYLVVAHEVESGAALPPEIGAMYGDQAVSETSLIHDHLQRIPADSVILVDTAYGITRVAYEFHTANQRFVVRMKKDRFRRLQKDAELIEQGEDWKTYRGQWTPSRRELRDNPQLPEDFSLPIRLHVFESVHGETIYLATDLTDELDVIADLYSQQWRVETDLSQIKVTLDIENILAKSPEMFRKELMASIVAYNLTIQFRKQAAEQANVPPRRLSFTGVWDVFRIFLLQKTFPDAGAWRTAYARALKYAAREKLPNRPGRSYSRESYKRRSKSSHFKKRSPPWNQPENEPK, encoded by the coding sequence ATGGCGGCCAAACAGAAACGTAAGCAGAAAGCACAGAAATCTGAGCAGGCGCGGGCGGCGGAGTTTGACGCCGTGTTTGCCCAGTTGGAAGAGATCGTGGATCTCCGCCAGGCCGATGAGTTGCAGCCCTCCCACGCCCAAACGATTTACACGTCTGGCGTCGTCCTGTGGCTGTTGGTCTGGCAGCGATTACGCGGCGGTTGCTCGATGGCCGAGGCGGTCAAGGCCTTGATCGAGCAGTGCCCGGACATCGTGCCCGACAATAAACGCATCGAAGAAGCGACCCTCTCTTCCAGCACCGCGGCGTACTCCCGGGGCCGGAGCCGTTTGTCGCTGGAGACCGTCATGTGGCTCTGCAACGCCGTCTGGCGGTCGCTGGTCGACAACGCTCCGCCCACCTTCGGCGGGCGACGCGTGTTCGCGCTGGACGGCACGACGATCTCGCTGGGACCGGAATGGGAACTGTACGACGTCTTCCCGCCCGCTTCCAATCAGTACGGAGAGTCGGCCTGGCCGATGGCCTATCTGGTCGTGGCTCATGAGGTCGAAAGTGGAGCGGCGTTGCCCCCGGAAATCGGTGCGATGTACGGCGACCAGGCGGTCTCGGAAACCAGCCTGATCCACGATCATTTACAACGCATCCCGGCCGATTCGGTGATTCTGGTCGACACAGCTTACGGCATTACGCGTGTCGCCTACGAGTTCCACACGGCCAATCAACGCTTCGTGGTGCGGATGAAGAAGGACCGCTTTCGCCGGCTGCAAAAGGACGCCGAGTTGATCGAACAAGGCGAGGACTGGAAAACGTATCGAGGACAATGGACGCCCAGTCGCCGCGAGCTGCGCGACAATCCTCAATTGCCGGAGGACTTCTCGCTGCCGATTCGGCTGCACGTGTTCGAAAGCGTCCACGGCGAAACAATCTATCTGGCGACCGACCTGACCGACGAATTGGACGTCATCGCCGATTTGTATAGTCAGCAGTGGCGTGTGGAAACAGATCTCTCACAGATCAAGGTGACGCTCGACATCGAGAACATCCTCGCCAAGAGTCCTGAGATGTTCCGCAAAGAACTGATGGCGTCGATCGTGGCCTATAACCTGACGATCCAGTTCCGCAAACAGGCGGCGGAACAGGCCAACGTACCGCCGCGGCGGCTCAGCTTCACCGGCGTGTGGGACGTGTTCCGCATCTTCCTGCTCCAAAAAACATTCCCCGACGCCGGCGCCTGGCGCACGGCTTACGCACGAGCGCTCAAGTACGCAGCGCGAGAGAAATTGCCGAACCGCCCCGGCCGGAGCTACTCCCGCGAAAGCTACAAACGCCGCTCCAAATCCTCGCATTTTAAAAAAAGATCTCCACCCTGGAACCAACCCGAAAACGAGCCAAAGTGA
- a CDS encoding TPR end-of-group domain-containing protein, with amino-acid sequence MTVPATDLNRIRRRQLLSQAEGYLELILGFNENWTLPADVRDPLALRALEAIDTLEQENWRKSHVLFLKGQTLRAMGQYGAALIPLAEASDLAPRNLHIHLAMAWCHKRVNALSLAISDLENALEIDSEQAIVHYNLACYWSLAKNPASAARYLGQAFDLDPDYREMVAGESDFDPIRHHPAFQQVIGLVV; translated from the coding sequence ATGACCGTGCCTGCAACTGATTTGAATCGCATTCGCCGGCGGCAGCTGCTTTCCCAGGCGGAAGGTTATCTGGAACTGATCCTCGGTTTCAACGAGAACTGGACGCTGCCAGCTGACGTTCGCGACCCGCTTGCCCTGCGAGCGCTGGAAGCGATTGACACTCTGGAGCAAGAGAACTGGCGGAAATCGCACGTGCTGTTTCTCAAAGGACAGACGCTCAGGGCGATGGGCCAGTATGGAGCTGCTTTGATTCCGCTGGCGGAGGCAAGCGACCTTGCTCCGCGGAACTTGCACATTCACTTGGCGATGGCCTGGTGTCATAAACGCGTCAACGCCTTGTCGCTGGCGATTTCCGACCTGGAGAACGCGCTGGAGATCGATTCCGAACAGGCGATCGTGCATTACAACCTGGCCTGTTACTGGAGCCTGGCGAAGAACCCCGCCAGCGCCGCCCGATATCTGGGACAGGCGTTCGATCTCGATCCGGACTATCGAGAAATGGTCGCCGGCGAGTCGGATTTTGACCCGATCCGCCATCACCCGGCCTTCCAGCAAGTGATCGGTCTGGTCGTCTAA
- a CDS encoding outer membrane protein assembly factor BamB family protein — translation MFVRQRSLPFAVAHAIALLAIPVAICAATRLAHAGDWPMWRCDAQRSAQSKEELPSDLTLWWVADYPELKPAYRAKRLQFDAGYEPVVAGKTLYLASSRNDSVSALDVDNGSERWKFYCDGPVRFAPVASGNRVYFGSDDGFCYCLNAVDGALVWKYQAAPSTRKVLGNGRLISLWPVRGGPVLHEKRLYFAAGVWSFEGVFIYCLDAETGELIWRNDESGFVYGQHPHNAEAFGGVTPQGYLVVNGDELVVPCGQAMPALFDLKTGKLRSFELPSPGRLPGGWFASAELSRAVRRGEVLLDREVNRDLHEGNISQGPGTADVRNKITVGETDFLFDAQKQRVEGEIHSMLAADGKLFIVTVAGSIYCFGEARQEEPQLLQHARRDSLDPAKALTPTVLPPFGLELAPVKRGVALVWGAEIESLQKRLASNQYQYVVLEADPEKVETLRQHFDAQGLYGGRIAIHTEASGEVGLPPYLATIAFIDQAATQRRFQKFDPEKFAFLRPYGGLALLSMSAEQYKVFIADIGRDGPAGFEIERNGTRTIVRRRGALEGAVNYTGGWSSPDDRVRAPLGVLWFDDALGHFKRSPQPWFVDGVMISYPKDWMERHRAQREPPYRLLPPVFSDVYTGRILAADEPAVTQLEFPRRDLNEVQLRQYRPPTQRDDWKPEQPKVGERINPLTGVKEPRAFPKSYGCDGGVDYGNFFTMRSGTPAYYDKRTESGVCNISGPRSGCTNSIIPACGVLNLPYFYEGCTCSYPLPVGLAMVSMPPSHEQWSSWGEGTVEGIQRVGVNLGAPGDRVTEKGTLWLEHPRRGGPSPQVKVALEPAEVEFFYRHSSWLQGGQGWPWVAASGAKGIRALTVQDLKPHKTYSVRLFFLEPDPIEPGQRVFDIAINGGVVRKDFDIAKEAGGSMRSVVIQTDHVPGSDSLRIELTPRIGEPQLSGVEIVATGLSQDEF, via the coding sequence ATGTTTGTTCGCCAGCGCTCCCTGCCTTTCGCTGTGGCGCACGCAATCGCCCTCCTTGCGATTCCCGTCGCGATCTGCGCAGCGACTCGCCTGGCTCATGCCGGCGACTGGCCGATGTGGCGCTGCGATGCACAGCGTAGTGCGCAGAGCAAGGAAGAATTGCCGTCGGACCTGACGCTATGGTGGGTTGCCGACTATCCGGAGCTGAAGCCTGCCTATCGCGCAAAACGGCTGCAGTTCGACGCGGGCTACGAACCGGTCGTGGCGGGGAAGACCCTTTATCTGGCTTCGTCAAGGAATGATTCCGTATCCGCACTGGACGTGGACAATGGCAGCGAACGCTGGAAGTTCTATTGCGACGGCCCGGTTCGTTTCGCGCCGGTCGCCTCCGGGAATCGTGTCTACTTTGGTTCTGACGACGGATTTTGCTACTGCCTCAACGCCGTGGATGGCGCTCTGGTCTGGAAGTATCAAGCCGCTCCTTCCACGCGGAAAGTGCTGGGCAACGGACGATTGATCTCCTTGTGGCCGGTGCGCGGCGGCCCCGTGCTGCATGAGAAACGCCTTTATTTTGCGGCCGGCGTCTGGTCGTTCGAAGGCGTATTTATCTATTGCCTTGATGCAGAAACGGGCGAGCTAATCTGGCGGAACGACGAAAGCGGCTTTGTCTACGGTCAGCATCCACACAACGCGGAAGCCTTTGGAGGCGTTACGCCGCAAGGGTATCTTGTCGTCAACGGCGACGAACTGGTCGTGCCATGCGGCCAGGCAATGCCGGCGCTATTTGATCTGAAAACCGGCAAGCTGCGATCCTTCGAGCTGCCCAGCCCGGGCCGACTTCCGGGCGGCTGGTTTGCATCGGCCGAGTTGAGCCGCGCCGTGCGACGGGGCGAGGTTCTGCTGGATCGCGAGGTGAATCGCGACTTGCATGAAGGCAACATCTCCCAGGGCCCTGGTACTGCCGATGTTCGCAACAAGATCACGGTCGGCGAAACAGACTTTCTGTTTGACGCCCAGAAGCAGCGGGTCGAAGGGGAGATCCACTCGATGCTGGCCGCTGACGGCAAACTGTTTATCGTGACTGTCGCTGGCAGTATTTACTGCTTCGGGGAAGCGCGGCAGGAGGAGCCCCAGCTCCTGCAGCACGCCCGCCGCGACTCCCTGGATCCAGCAAAAGCATTGACACCAACCGTGCTACCCCCGTTCGGCCTGGAGCTGGCGCCAGTCAAGCGCGGCGTCGCTCTGGTTTGGGGCGCCGAAATCGAATCCCTGCAGAAACGGCTGGCGTCTAACCAGTATCAATACGTCGTACTGGAAGCCGATCCGGAAAAAGTGGAAACGTTGCGGCAGCACTTCGATGCCCAGGGGCTTTACGGCGGCCGAATCGCGATCCATACCGAGGCATCCGGCGAGGTGGGCCTGCCGCCTTACCTGGCGACCATCGCCTTTATCGATCAGGCCGCCACGCAGCGGCGGTTCCAGAAATTCGACCCGGAAAAATTCGCGTTCCTGCGGCCCTATGGCGGGCTTGCCCTGTTAAGCATGTCGGCTGAACAGTACAAGGTTTTTATCGCCGACATCGGTCGCGACGGCCCGGCGGGATTCGAAATCGAACGGAACGGAACACGCACGATCGTTCGGCGCCGCGGCGCACTTGAGGGCGCCGTCAACTACACAGGCGGCTGGTCGAGCCCCGACGACCGGGTGCGGGCGCCTTTGGGCGTGCTCTGGTTTGACGATGCGTTGGGGCACTTCAAGCGATCGCCGCAGCCCTGGTTTGTCGATGGGGTGATGATTTCTTACCCCAAAGACTGGATGGAACGCCATCGGGCCCAGCGCGAGCCGCCGTATCGGTTGCTGCCGCCGGTCTTCTCCGACGTGTACACCGGACGCATCCTCGCAGCCGACGAGCCGGCGGTAACGCAGCTGGAATTCCCCCGCCGCGATCTTAACGAGGTCCAGCTGCGGCAGTATCGGCCGCCTACGCAGCGTGATGACTGGAAGCCGGAGCAGCCGAAAGTCGGCGAGCGGATCAATCCGTTGACCGGCGTCAAAGAACCGCGGGCCTTTCCGAAAAGTTACGGATGCGATGGCGGCGTTGACTACGGCAACTTCTTTACCATGCGCAGCGGCACGCCCGCCTATTACGACAAACGCACGGAAAGCGGCGTGTGTAACATCAGCGGCCCACGGTCAGGCTGCACCAACAGTATCATCCCCGCGTGCGGCGTGTTGAATTTGCCGTACTTTTACGAAGGCTGCACCTGCAGTTATCCCCTGCCAGTCGGCCTGGCGATGGTCAGCATGCCGCCCAGCCATGAGCAATGGTCGTCCTGGGGCGAGGGGACCGTCGAAGGCATCCAGCGCGTCGGCGTCAATCTGGGCGCGCCGGGCGACCGCGTGACAGAGAAGGGAACGTTGTGGCTGGAGCATCCCCGGCGTGGCGGTCCGTCGCCGCAAGTGAAGGTCGCTCTCGAACCGGCAGAGGTCGAATTCTTCTATCGCCATTCCTCGTGGCTGCAGGGCGGCCAGGGCTGGCCCTGGGTGGCGGCCTCCGGCGCAAAAGGCATTCGCGCCTTGACGGTCCAGGACTTGAAGCCGCACAAGACGTATTCAGTTCGCCTGTTTTTCCTGGAGCCCGATCCGATCGAGCCAGGGCAACGCGTGTTCGACATCGCCATCAACGGCGGAGTTGTGCGGAAAGACTTCGACATCGCCAAAGAAGCAGGCGGCTCGATGCGATCCGTCGTGATTCAGACCGACCACGTTCCGGGTAGTGATTCGTTGCGTATCGAATTGACGCCGCGCATTGGAGAACCGCAACTCAGCGGAGTAGAGATCGTCGCCACCGGGCTCAGCCAGGACGAATTTTAA
- the msrP gene encoding protein-methionine-sulfoxide reductase catalytic subunit MsrP, with product MFFHKKRPHDPDGKETPRDVFMNRRRWLGVGLGASAGAIAAAAAYRWQFWNWGGSEEEVIGAGYLSPNSLAKFSPHYPAAKAAEFAYGRTETPRLDAAKYCNFYEFTNKKWVWRYVEPLQPYPWTITVEGLCRQPFTIDLDEFYRRYGDDLEERQYRHRCVERWAMAVPWTGLPLARLLLDADPLPEATFVRFVSFNRPDEASRQQDASYPWPYTEGLTIAEAMNDLALLTTGVYGEPLLKQHGAPLRMVIPWKYGYKSIKSIMRIELVRYEPSTFWTTLNPTAYPFQSNVNPLDVTPWRQDSEWMLGTREDFPTEYLNGYADQVGELYS from the coding sequence ATGTTCTTCCATAAAAAGCGGCCGCATGATCCCGATGGCAAAGAGACGCCGCGGGATGTGTTTATGAATCGTCGACGCTGGCTCGGCGTGGGGCTGGGCGCGAGCGCCGGAGCTATCGCGGCGGCGGCCGCTTATCGCTGGCAGTTCTGGAACTGGGGCGGCAGCGAAGAGGAAGTGATTGGCGCCGGTTATCTTTCGCCGAATTCGCTGGCGAAGTTTTCGCCGCACTATCCGGCTGCCAAAGCGGCGGAGTTTGCCTACGGCCGGACGGAAACGCCGCGATTGGATGCGGCCAAATACTGCAACTTTTATGAGTTCACCAACAAGAAATGGGTGTGGCGGTATGTGGAGCCATTACAGCCGTATCCCTGGACGATCACGGTTGAGGGGCTCTGTCGCCAGCCGTTTACGATCGACCTGGATGAGTTCTACCGTCGTTACGGCGACGATCTGGAAGAGCGGCAGTACCGTCATCGGTGCGTCGAACGCTGGGCGATGGCCGTGCCATGGACCGGCCTGCCGCTGGCCCGGCTGCTGCTTGACGCCGATCCGCTGCCGGAGGCGACCTTTGTGCGGTTCGTCTCTTTCAACCGTCCTGACGAAGCGTCCCGTCAGCAGGACGCCAGCTATCCCTGGCCGTACACCGAAGGGCTCACCATCGCCGAGGCGATGAACGACCTCGCCCTGCTCACCACCGGAGTTTACGGAGAGCCGCTGCTCAAGCAGCATGGCGCGCCGTTGCGGATGGTGATCCCCTGGAAGTATGGCTACAAGTCGATCAAGTCGATCATGCGGATCGAGCTGGTGCGGTACGAACCGTCAACCTTCTGGACGACCTTGAACCCCACCGCCTATCCGTTCCAGTCAAACGTCAACCCGCTGGACGTAACTCCCTGGCGGCAAGACAGCGAGTGGATGCTGGGGACGCGGGAAGATTTTCCGACCGAGTATTTGAATGGTTACGCGGACCAGGTAGGCGAGTTGTATAGCTAG